A DNA window from Strix aluco isolate bStrAlu1 chromosome 6, bStrAlu1.hap1, whole genome shotgun sequence contains the following coding sequences:
- the TFPI gene encoding tissue factor pathway inhibitor isoform X2 gives MKGRKKGCSLPLTFILLFVCVTGRATTDFDDSEEEDVLGAALPPLKLGHSVCAMKADEGPCKAIHLRYYFNIQSRECEMFEYGGCHGNENNFQTLEECQKNCLITELPQKMMLAKIKKEKPNFCFYEKDPGICRGYFSRYFYNKETKLCEVFKYGGCLGNQNNFKNLEECQTTCQGNSNLLPIVPAEEHPNTVNSSSPVEEPNQFPGIYVNLLPTAPNEKSNALNSSSAKEERNHFPIFFEQPHIPSLCMTPLDRGLCRAKELRFFYNYSTGRCRPFSYSGCGGNENNFTSRRSCLRICKKGFNKKKGERRVIKIKKKRKKQSVKALGEEVIPERIQL, from the exons atgaaaggaagaaagaagggatgTTCCTTACCTTTAACCTTTATCTTGCTGTTCGTCTGTGTCACTGGGCGTGCAACTACTGACTTTGATGACAGTGAAGAGGAGGATGTTCTGG GTGCTGCTTTGCCACCACTGAAACTAGGGCATTCGGTCTGTGCCATGAAAGCAGATGAAGGTCCATGCAAAGCAATCCACTTGCGCTATTACTTCAATATTCAAAGCCGTGAGTGTGAAATGTTTGAATACGGTGGATGCCATGGCAATGAGAAcaactttcaaacactggaagaATGTCAGAAGAATTGTCTCATAACAG AATTGCCTCAGAAGATGATGTTAGCAAAAATTAAGAAAG AGAAGCCCAACTTCTGCTTTTATGAGAAAGACCCTGGAATCTGCCGAGGCTATTTTTCCAGGTATTTCTATAACAAAGAGACAAAGTTATGTGAAGTATTCAAGTATGGTGGGTGCCTCGGAAACCAGAACAACTTCAAGAATTTGGAAGAATGCCAGACTACCTGCCAAGGCAACT caaatttATTGCCAATTGTTCCAGCTGAAGAGCATCCTAACACTGTGAACAGTAGTTCCCCAGTAGAAGAACCCAACCAGTTCCCTGGGATTTATG taaattTGTTGCCAACCGCTCCAAATGAGAAGTCCAACGCTCTGAATAGTAGTTCCGCAAAGGAGGAGCGTAACCACTTTCCcattttttttg AACAACCCCATATCCCTTCTTTGTGCATGACCCCTCTGGACAGAGGACTTTGTAGAGCCAAAGAGTTAAGATTTTTCTACAACTACTCAACTGGAAGATGTCGCCCATTTAGCTACAGTGGTTGTGGTGGAAATGAGAATAATTTCACCTCCAGAAGGTCATGTTTGAGGATCTGCAAGAAAG ggttcaataaaaaaaaaggtgaaagaagagtaataaaaatcaagaagaaaagaaagaaacagtcgGTAAAGGCTCTGGGTGAGGAAGTCATCCCTGAAAGAATACAACTTTGA
- the TFPI gene encoding tissue factor pathway inhibitor isoform X3 produces MLKGKMKGRKKGCSLPLTFILLFVCVTGRATTDFDDSEEEDVLGAALPPLKLGHSVCAMKADEGPCKAIHLRYYFNIQSRECEMFEYGGCHGNENNFQTLEECQKNCLITELPQKMMLAKIKKEKPNFCFYEKDPGICRGYFSRYFYNKETKLCEVFKYGGCLGNQNNFKNLEECQTTCQGNSNLLPIVPAEEHPNTVNSSSPVEEPNQFPGIYVNLLPTAPNEKSNALNSSSAKEERNHFPIFFVMQEETRNSWKKPERSYQVFLLVFCIYTYLYFWGLSDGLQIH; encoded by the exons ATGTTGAAAG gaaagatgaaaggaagaaagaagggatgTTCCTTACCTTTAACCTTTATCTTGCTGTTCGTCTGTGTCACTGGGCGTGCAACTACTGACTTTGATGACAGTGAAGAGGAGGATGTTCTGG GTGCTGCTTTGCCACCACTGAAACTAGGGCATTCGGTCTGTGCCATGAAAGCAGATGAAGGTCCATGCAAAGCAATCCACTTGCGCTATTACTTCAATATTCAAAGCCGTGAGTGTGAAATGTTTGAATACGGTGGATGCCATGGCAATGAGAAcaactttcaaacactggaagaATGTCAGAAGAATTGTCTCATAACAG AATTGCCTCAGAAGATGATGTTAGCAAAAATTAAGAAAG AGAAGCCCAACTTCTGCTTTTATGAGAAAGACCCTGGAATCTGCCGAGGCTATTTTTCCAGGTATTTCTATAACAAAGAGACAAAGTTATGTGAAGTATTCAAGTATGGTGGGTGCCTCGGAAACCAGAACAACTTCAAGAATTTGGAAGAATGCCAGACTACCTGCCAAGGCAACT caaatttATTGCCAATTGTTCCAGCTGAAGAGCATCCTAACACTGTGAACAGTAGTTCCCCAGTAGAAGAACCCAACCAGTTCCCTGGGATTTATG taaattTGTTGCCAACCGCTCCAAATGAGAAGTCCAACGCTCTGAATAGTAGTTCCGCAAAGGAGGAGCGTAACCACTTTCCcattttttttg TTATGCAAGAGGAAACAAGAAACAGTTGGAAAAAGCCTGAGCGTTCTTACCAagtatttctgttggttttttgcATTTACACTTACCTTTACTTCTGGGGATTGAGTGATGGCTTACAGATTCAttaa
- the TFPI gene encoding tissue factor pathway inhibitor isoform X1, with the protein MLKGKMKGRKKGCSLPLTFILLFVCVTGRATTDFDDSEEEDVLGAALPPLKLGHSVCAMKADEGPCKAIHLRYYFNIQSRECEMFEYGGCHGNENNFQTLEECQKNCLITELPQKMMLAKIKKEKPNFCFYEKDPGICRGYFSRYFYNKETKLCEVFKYGGCLGNQNNFKNLEECQTTCQGNSNLLPIVPAEEHPNTVNSSSPVEEPNQFPGIYVNLLPTAPNEKSNALNSSSAKEERNHFPIFFEQPHIPSLCMTPLDRGLCRAKELRFFYNYSTGRCRPFSYSGCGGNENNFTSRRSCLRICKKGFNKKKGERRVIKIKKKRKKQSVKALGEEVIPERIQL; encoded by the exons ATGTTGAAAG gaaagatgaaaggaagaaagaagggatgTTCCTTACCTTTAACCTTTATCTTGCTGTTCGTCTGTGTCACTGGGCGTGCAACTACTGACTTTGATGACAGTGAAGAGGAGGATGTTCTGG GTGCTGCTTTGCCACCACTGAAACTAGGGCATTCGGTCTGTGCCATGAAAGCAGATGAAGGTCCATGCAAAGCAATCCACTTGCGCTATTACTTCAATATTCAAAGCCGTGAGTGTGAAATGTTTGAATACGGTGGATGCCATGGCAATGAGAAcaactttcaaacactggaagaATGTCAGAAGAATTGTCTCATAACAG AATTGCCTCAGAAGATGATGTTAGCAAAAATTAAGAAAG AGAAGCCCAACTTCTGCTTTTATGAGAAAGACCCTGGAATCTGCCGAGGCTATTTTTCCAGGTATTTCTATAACAAAGAGACAAAGTTATGTGAAGTATTCAAGTATGGTGGGTGCCTCGGAAACCAGAACAACTTCAAGAATTTGGAAGAATGCCAGACTACCTGCCAAGGCAACT caaatttATTGCCAATTGTTCCAGCTGAAGAGCATCCTAACACTGTGAACAGTAGTTCCCCAGTAGAAGAACCCAACCAGTTCCCTGGGATTTATG taaattTGTTGCCAACCGCTCCAAATGAGAAGTCCAACGCTCTGAATAGTAGTTCCGCAAAGGAGGAGCGTAACCACTTTCCcattttttttg AACAACCCCATATCCCTTCTTTGTGCATGACCCCTCTGGACAGAGGACTTTGTAGAGCCAAAGAGTTAAGATTTTTCTACAACTACTCAACTGGAAGATGTCGCCCATTTAGCTACAGTGGTTGTGGTGGAAATGAGAATAATTTCACCTCCAGAAGGTCATGTTTGAGGATCTGCAAGAAAG ggttcaataaaaaaaaaggtgaaagaagagtaataaaaatcaagaagaaaagaaagaaacagtcgGTAAAGGCTCTGGGTGAGGAAGTCATCCCTGAAAGAATACAACTTTGA